A stretch of the Desulforamulus ferrireducens genome encodes the following:
- the rsmG gene encoding 16S rRNA (guanine(527)-N(7))-methyltransferase RsmG has protein sequence MSDLISTLQQAGKEAGFDFTEQQIRLFQQYFELLIEGNEKMNLTSITEPQEVAIKHFIDSLTCLNALQLPTGSQVLDVGTGAGFPGIPLKIYREDLKITLMDSLQKRVNFLKDTIEKLGLRDIKAVHDRAEDFAQRTEYREKFDLVVSRAVARLNVLAEYCLPCVKLGGYFISQKGPHIEEEVNEAAKALAVLGGKLETIKKLNLPISQDGRSMVVIKKEKATPKQYPRKAGLPAKKPII, from the coding sequence ATGAGTGATCTTATTAGTACCTTGCAACAGGCTGGTAAGGAAGCAGGTTTTGATTTTACGGAGCAACAAATAAGGTTGTTTCAACAATACTTTGAGTTATTAATAGAAGGTAATGAAAAAATGAACCTCACCTCCATTACCGAACCCCAGGAAGTGGCTATCAAACACTTTATTGACTCACTGACCTGTTTAAATGCTCTACAACTGCCAACAGGCTCGCAAGTACTGGATGTAGGCACCGGTGCCGGTTTTCCTGGTATACCTTTAAAGATATACCGCGAGGATTTAAAAATTACCTTAATGGACTCCCTGCAAAAGAGGGTTAATTTTCTTAAAGATACCATAGAAAAACTTGGCCTCAGGGATATTAAAGCAGTTCATGACCGGGCTGAGGATTTTGCTCAAAGGACAGAGTATAGAGAAAAGTTTGATCTGGTGGTTTCCCGGGCAGTGGCCAGATTAAATGTGTTAGCGGAATACTGCCTGCCCTGTGTTAAACTGGGAGGTTATTTTATCTCCCAAAAGGGCCCCCATATTGAAGAAGAAGTAAATGAAGCTGCTAAAGCATTAGCCGTCCTGGGAGGTAAGTTAGAAACCATAAAGAAATTAAATTTACCCATTAGCCAGGATGGCCGCAGTATGGTGGTAATTAAAAAAGAAAAAGCAACACCAAAGCAGTATCCACGTAAAGCCGGCCTACCTGCTAAAAAACCTATCATTTAG
- a CDS encoding ParA family protein — translation MGKIIAIANQKGGVAKTTTAVNVGASLALMGQPVLLVDIDPQGNATSGLGIDKNQLERCVYDVLINDIAASEVIIPTGIRNLDVLPSTIQLAGAEVEMVSLLAREQILKRALSPLKEKYQYIIIDCPPSLGLLTLNALAAADSLLIPIQCEFYALEGVGQLMNTVQLVQKHLNQNLEIEGVLLTMFDARLNLSIQVVDEVKKVFGNKVFKNIIPRNVRLSEAPSHGIPVVIYDPKSKGSEAYQELAKEVMGID, via the coding sequence TTGGGGAAAATTATAGCTATTGCCAACCAAAAAGGAGGCGTGGCCAAAACTACAACTGCTGTTAATGTAGGTGCCAGCCTCGCCCTGATGGGACAACCTGTTCTGTTGGTTGACATAGACCCCCAGGGTAACGCCACTAGTGGCTTAGGAATAGACAAAAATCAGTTAGAGCGGTGCGTTTATGATGTATTAATTAATGACATTGCCGCCAGTGAAGTAATTATTCCCACAGGTATTAGAAATCTTGATGTACTCCCCTCCACTATTCAATTAGCCGGGGCAGAAGTGGAGATGGTTTCTCTACTGGCCAGAGAACAAATTCTTAAAAGGGCGCTAAGCCCGTTAAAGGAAAAATATCAGTATATAATTATAGATTGTCCTCCTTCCCTGGGATTATTAACCCTCAATGCATTGGCCGCAGCGGATTCATTATTAATCCCCATTCAATGTGAGTTCTATGCCTTGGAAGGTGTGGGACAACTGATGAATACTGTGCAATTGGTGCAAAAACACCTTAATCAAAACTTAGAGATTGAAGGTGTTTTACTTACCATGTTTGATGCCAGACTAAATCTTTCCATACAAGTGGTGGATGAAGTTAAAAAAGTTTTTGGTAATAAGGTATTTAAGAATATTATTCCACGCAATGTACGATTAAGTGAAGCACCCAGTCATGGGATACCTGTGGTTATTTACGATCCTAAATCCAAAGGTTCAGAAGCTTACCAAGAACTAGCCAAGGAAGTGATGGGGATTGACTAA